A DNA window from Thermosynechococcaceae cyanobacterium Okahandja contains the following coding sequences:
- a CDS encoding AarF/ABC1/UbiB kinase family protein yields the protein MSLSATSPHPSRWLILRRIGQITRVLAAFGNQLLWDQLWQRHRPAQQHRRARWLVQQLLVLGPTFIKIGQFLSTRFDLLPLAYIEALKTLQDQVPPFDSQQAIALIERHLGQRIEDLFASFDPTPLAAASLGQVHRAQLFSGEAVVVKVQRPNLESQLYLDYVAIGELIRWGDRWLPFLRPYDLKAIYEEFFSILLREIDYLQEAANADRFQANFRHDPHIHVPKVYWTHTCRYVLTMEYAPGIRIDNRAAIEALGLEPQLINQRGICCYLKQLLVDGFFHADPHPGNLAVSQEGDLIFYDYGMMTEVPALNQQQMVQTFFAVLKKDSDRVIAALIGLGLVTPMADMTPLQRIMQLILDRFTERPVDLAAFGELQQEVYRLFEQQPFRLPAKMTYILKSLTTLDGIARGLDPQYNLTAAAQPFVKQLMQSSKGGWRELLRQTQTLINHRLQHPSRLEVRLQQLEERLARGELQVSVRNPTSDRQLRRIEHLLVCLLYLGLSGFTLLAGAVLWLAHAPGLAIACFTLAALAGLGLLRNWLRFLWLQRLP from the coding sequence ATGTCCTTGAGTGCCACTTCCCCCCATCCTAGCCGCTGGCTGATTCTGCGGCGCATTGGCCAAATTACCCGGGTTTTGGCTGCCTTTGGCAATCAGTTGCTGTGGGATCAGCTTTGGCAGCGACATCGTCCGGCACAGCAACACCGCCGTGCCCGCTGGTTAGTACAGCAGTTACTGGTACTCGGGCCGACGTTTATTAAAATTGGCCAGTTTTTGTCCACGCGGTTTGATCTGTTGCCCTTGGCCTACATTGAAGCCCTGAAAACCCTACAGGATCAAGTGCCGCCGTTTGACTCCCAACAGGCGATCGCCCTCATTGAACGCCACCTTGGTCAACGGATTGAGGATTTGTTTGCTAGCTTTGACCCCACTCCCCTAGCGGCGGCGAGCCTAGGGCAGGTGCACCGCGCTCAGCTTTTTAGCGGTGAAGCGGTGGTGGTGAAGGTGCAGCGACCCAACCTAGAGTCGCAACTGTATTTAGATTATGTGGCGATTGGCGAACTCATCCGCTGGGGCGATCGCTGGCTACCCTTTTTGCGCCCCTACGATCTCAAGGCCATTTACGAAGAGTTTTTTAGTATTTTATTGCGGGAAATTGACTACTTACAGGAAGCGGCAAACGCCGATCGCTTCCAGGCGAATTTCCGCCACGACCCCCACATTCATGTGCCCAAAGTGTATTGGACCCACACCTGCCGCTATGTACTGACCATGGAGTACGCACCGGGCATTCGTATTGACAATCGCGCTGCCATTGAAGCCTTGGGTTTGGAACCGCAACTCATTAATCAGCGGGGGATTTGCTGCTACCTCAAGCAGTTACTGGTGGATGGCTTTTTCCACGCGGATCCGCACCCAGGGAATTTAGCCGTTAGTCAGGAGGGGGATTTAATTTTCTATGACTACGGCATGATGACCGAGGTGCCCGCCCTCAATCAACAGCAGATGGTACAAACCTTTTTTGCCGTCCTCAAAAAGGATAGCGATCGCGTCATTGCGGCTCTGATTGGACTGGGACTCGTAACCCCCATGGCCGATATGACACCGTTACAGCGGATTATGCAACTCATTTTAGATCGCTTTACAGAACGCCCAGTGGATCTGGCCGCCTTTGGGGAATTACAGCAGGAGGTCTATCGCCTCTTTGAGCAGCAGCCCTTCCGCTTGCCCGCCAAAATGACCTATATTCTCAAATCCTTGACCACCCTCGATGGTATTGCCCGCGGCCTCGACCCGCAGTACAACCTCACCGCCGCTGCCCAGCCCTTTGTCAAGCAGTTAATGCAGTCCTCGAAAGGGGGGTGGCGGGAACTGCTGCGGCAAACCCAGACGCTGATTAATCACCGCCTGCAACACCCCAGCCGCCTTGAGGTGCGTCTCCAACAACTGGAGGAACGCCTAGCCCGTGGCGAGCTACAGGTCTCGGTGCGCAACCCGACCAGCGATCGCCAACTGCGCCGCATTGAGCACTTACTGGTGTGCCTCCTCTACTTGGGGTTGAGTGGCTTCACCCTGCTGGCGGGGGCGGTCTTGTGGCTTGCCCACGCCCCCGGGTTGGCGATCGCCTGCTTTACCTTGGCGGCGCTAGCCGGCTTAGGACTGCTGCGCAACTGGCTGCGCTTTCTCTGGTTGCAACGGCTACCGTAG
- a CDS encoding DUF6439 family protein — MNPTTASAPELATALLDALKITPENWHRLKNNRRARAQEQVAAALVYLLKGDDAEALAHLQQAAGWLDRSVSAPPCPSHAPKKQQEGGADNPG; from the coding sequence ATGAACCCAACGACAGCGAGTGCTCCAGAACTGGCCACGGCCTTGCTCGATGCCCTAAAAATTACCCCTGAAAACTGGCACCGCCTCAAAAACAATCGCCGGGCGCGGGCACAGGAACAGGTGGCGGCAGCACTGGTCTATTTGCTGAAAGGAGATGACGCTGAGGCCCTTGCTCACCTCCAGCAAGCCGCGGGCTGGCTAGACCGCTCGGTTAGCGCCCCCCCTTGCCCCAGCCACGCACCTAAAAAACAGCAGGAAGGAGGCGCAGACAACCCCGGATAG
- the bchM gene encoding magnesium protoporphyrin IX methyltransferase, whose product MSDATPPLNEKTIVQNYFNTTGFDRWRRIYGTDAVSKVQADIRAGHQQTIDTVLAWLQADGNLKGKLFCDAGCGVGSLSIPLAQLGARVYASDISEKMVTEAQARAAAALNGHHELILSVSDLEALRGQYHTVICLDVLIHYPDAQMAGMLAHLSSLAMERLILSFAPKTPKYTLLKKIGEFFPGSSKATRAYLHSEAEIVEQLQVLGWRIERNAMTKTRFYFSRLLEAVRA is encoded by the coding sequence ATGTCCGACGCTACCCCTCCCCTCAACGAAAAAACAATTGTCCAAAACTACTTCAACACAACGGGCTTTGACCGCTGGCGGCGGATTTACGGCACTGATGCCGTTAGCAAGGTGCAGGCAGATATTCGGGCTGGGCATCAACAAACAATTGATACGGTTTTGGCGTGGCTGCAAGCCGACGGCAACCTCAAGGGGAAGCTCTTTTGTGATGCCGGTTGTGGGGTTGGCAGCCTGAGTATTCCCCTAGCCCAGTTGGGGGCGCGGGTCTATGCCAGCGATATTTCTGAAAAAATGGTGACCGAAGCCCAAGCTCGCGCTGCCGCCGCCCTGAATGGTCACCATGAGCTGATCCTCAGTGTTAGTGATTTAGAAGCCCTGCGGGGACAGTACCACACGGTCATCTGTTTGGATGTGCTTATCCATTATCCGGATGCCCAAATGGCCGGAATGCTGGCACACCTCAGTTCCCTTGCCATGGAGCGGCTGATCCTCAGCTTTGCCCCCAAAACGCCGAAATACACGCTCCTGAAAAAAATTGGTGAGTTTTTCCCGGGGTCGAGCAAGGCTACCCGCGCCTACCTCCACAGCGAAGCGGAGATTGTTGAGCAACTCCAGGTCCTTGGCTGGCGAATTGAGCGCAATGCCATGACCAAAACCCGCTTTTACTTTTCCCGATTGTTGGAAGCAGTACGCGCTTAA